One Methylomonas sp. LL1 DNA window includes the following coding sequences:
- a CDS encoding DUF2309 domain-containing protein: MQAPSANHDSMRKSILDAIHHLDHVLPGQAPIHDFVHHNTLHGFQHLPFEQALAEFTALTGISCYLPDQQFRSFYREGRISDDDINTVLERQFALSAQPEVCSVAGKTVTRQQLYRLALLHDPQPITPSQLRWQIQELGILDTRAEDETGHALWNAILDQLELQLPELHPEDLLDLSTEQAASWLPNSATKVEQRMRQHAADQLTALFAAVGEGLSLRGLVLALTGQDVLDKVRPQLIRLCASLLDEGLAAWRLPSRRDLGLYQAWLHSADYDALPIFQELADWQSLKAGLPEDAVEAIIQQLQALAIPSDRWPGYLQRLALELPGWSGLINWRQTHPHYHADEATQPLLADYLAMRLILDRLYLRQLCKEQWRCEAGYDKLRAYFDKNKAEFAVRQALFGGQLPEYLAQSGQALAGEASANPRAWQALAERIWTWQHSPLASHPSNKLSVYNHGWRLFLICRWLELKSGEVRQLSKNQLLSWLDLIDSFNQQQRSLAWLNAYERHYQQDLLQALHANHDRGRWARRDRRPEAQIVFCMDDREEGIRRHLEELNPAIETLGAAGFFGVSMNYQGLDDSRLTPLCPVVVTPSHNVREQSQAGQETRLNRHRHGLKLKRRIADLLHHGLRRDALLAYPLINAIAPLTLAGLLAKSFFPKAQQRLMAAMAGAVAPEPATYLDFNAADPDSPATPQQPRPGFSDREQAERIAGFLRNTGLTYGFAELVVLMGHGSISQNNPHLSAYDCGACSGRHGGPNARLFAAMANRPEVRKLLAEGGIAIPEDTWFIGAEHNTCDEDIVWFDQADVPSERLPALAGFIEQMRHAQRLSAHERCRRLASAPRRPSPQQALRHFLGRAADFSQARPELGHATNASALVGRRSLTQGAFFDRRLFLISYDPTQDPDGTVLEGILLAVGPVGAGINLEYYFSTVNNERLGCGSKVPHNLTGFFAVMEGAGSDLRTGLPRQMIEIHEAMRLQLVVEAKTTVLEKIYARQESLRELISGGWVHLSAKDPDSGEIFVFERGIGFAAWRPVDIELPLRNDSPDCYRDQTQPVPPMLINQPDLIGAV, from the coding sequence ATGCAAGCGCCCTCAGCCAATCACGATTCCATGCGCAAAAGCATACTCGATGCCATTCACCACCTGGATCATGTGCTGCCAGGGCAGGCGCCGATTCACGACTTCGTGCATCACAACACCTTGCACGGCTTTCAGCATTTGCCGTTCGAACAGGCTTTGGCCGAGTTTACCGCGCTGACCGGCATAAGCTGTTATTTGCCAGACCAGCAATTTCGAAGCTTTTATCGCGAAGGCCGCATCAGCGACGACGACATTAATACGGTCCTGGAGCGGCAATTCGCGCTATCCGCACAGCCCGAGGTTTGCTCGGTAGCCGGCAAAACCGTTACCCGCCAACAACTTTACCGGTTGGCATTGCTGCACGACCCGCAGCCAATAACACCCAGCCAATTGCGCTGGCAAATTCAGGAACTGGGCATACTGGATACACGGGCCGAGGACGAAACAGGCCACGCCTTGTGGAATGCCATATTGGATCAACTGGAACTGCAATTACCGGAGCTGCATCCCGAGGACTTGCTGGACTTATCCACCGAACAAGCCGCCAGCTGGCTACCCAATTCCGCGACCAAGGTCGAGCAACGCATGCGGCAACACGCCGCCGACCAGTTGACCGCTTTATTCGCGGCTGTCGGTGAAGGCCTATCCCTACGCGGACTGGTGCTGGCGTTGACCGGCCAGGACGTGCTGGACAAGGTGCGCCCCCAACTGATTCGCCTGTGCGCCTCATTACTGGATGAAGGCCTGGCGGCATGGCGTTTACCTAGCCGGCGGGACTTGGGCCTGTACCAGGCTTGGTTGCATAGCGCCGATTACGATGCCTTGCCGATTTTTCAAGAGTTGGCCGACTGGCAAAGCCTAAAAGCGGGACTGCCGGAAGATGCGGTCGAAGCGATTATTCAACAACTCCAAGCCCTTGCCATCCCATCGGATCGCTGGCCCGGTTATTTACAACGTCTGGCGCTGGAACTACCCGGCTGGTCGGGTTTGATCAACTGGCGCCAAACCCATCCCCATTATCATGCCGATGAAGCCACCCAGCCTTTACTGGCCGATTATCTGGCGATGCGTTTGATCCTCGATCGCTTGTATCTGCGCCAACTCTGCAAGGAACAGTGGCGTTGCGAGGCCGGTTACGACAAGTTGCGGGCTTATTTCGATAAAAACAAGGCCGAATTTGCCGTCAGGCAGGCCTTGTTCGGCGGCCAATTGCCGGAATATCTGGCGCAATCCGGACAAGCACTGGCAGGCGAAGCCTCGGCTAATCCTCGAGCGTGGCAAGCGTTGGCCGAACGTATCTGGACCTGGCAACACAGTCCGCTGGCAAGCCATCCCTCCAACAAACTCAGCGTCTATAACCATGGCTGGCGCCTGTTCCTGATTTGCCGGTGGCTGGAATTGAAATCCGGCGAAGTTCGGCAGTTAAGCAAAAATCAGTTACTGAGCTGGCTGGACCTGATCGACAGTTTTAATCAACAGCAACGTAGCCTTGCCTGGCTGAATGCCTACGAACGGCATTACCAGCAAGACCTCTTGCAAGCCCTGCATGCCAATCACGATCGCGGGCGCTGGGCGCGGCGCGACCGTCGACCGGAAGCACAAATCGTGTTCTGCATGGACGATAGGGAGGAAGGTATCCGCCGCCATCTGGAGGAATTGAACCCTGCAATCGAGACGCTAGGCGCGGCGGGCTTCTTCGGCGTGTCGATGAACTATCAAGGTCTGGACGACAGCAGGCTCACGCCGCTATGCCCGGTGGTGGTGACACCGTCCCACAACGTCCGAGAACAGAGTCAAGCCGGCCAGGAAACCCGGTTAAATCGCCATCGGCACGGTCTTAAATTGAAGCGGCGCATTGCCGATTTGCTGCATCATGGTTTGCGCCGCGATGCACTGTTGGCTTATCCGTTGATCAACGCAATCGCGCCGTTGACGCTGGCCGGTTTGCTGGCAAAAAGCTTCTTTCCCAAGGCTCAACAACGCCTGATGGCCGCCATGGCTGGGGCCGTCGCGCCGGAGCCGGCCACTTACTTGGATTTCAACGCCGCCGACCCGGACAGTCCGGCCACGCCGCAACAGCCACGCCCCGGATTCAGCGATAGAGAGCAGGCCGAACGCATCGCCGGCTTCCTGCGCAATACCGGCTTGACCTACGGCTTTGCCGAGCTGGTGGTACTGATGGGCCATGGTTCGATCAGCCAGAACAACCCGCATCTATCCGCCTATGATTGTGGCGCCTGCAGCGGCCGCCACGGCGGACCGAACGCACGCCTATTCGCGGCGATGGCCAACCGGCCCGAGGTACGCAAATTGTTGGCCGAAGGCGGCATCGCCATCCCGGAAGACACCTGGTTTATCGGCGCGGAGCACAATACCTGCGACGAAGACATTGTTTGGTTCGACCAAGCCGATGTGCCGTCCGAGCGTCTGCCGGCACTGGCTGGATTCATCGAACAAATGCGTCATGCCCAACGCCTGTCCGCGCACGAACGCTGCCGGCGGCTGGCATCGGCGCCTCGCCGGCCGTCCCCGCAACAAGCCTTGCGGCATTTCCTGGGGCGAGCGGCCGATTTTTCCCAGGCCCGCCCGGAACTCGGACACGCCACCAACGCCTCGGCCTTGGTCGGTCGGCGTTCGTTAACCCAGGGCGCGTTCTTCGACCGCCGTTTGTTTTTGATTTCCTACGACCCGACCCAGGATCCTGATGGCACGGTGCTGGAAGGCATCTTGTTGGCGGTCGGACCGGTCGGCGCCGGCATCAATCTGGAATATTACTTCTCCACGGTCAATAACGAACGCCTGGGCTGCGGCTCCAAGGTGCCGCACAATTTGACCGGGTTTTTCGCGGTGATGGAAGGCGCCGGCAGCGACTTGCGCACCGGTTTGCCCCGGCAGATGATCGAGATTCACGAGGCGATGCGGCTACAACTGGTGGTTGAAGCCAAGACGACGGTGTTGGAGAAAATCTACGCCCGTCAGGAAAGTTTGCGGGAATTGATAAGCGGCGGCTGGGTGCATCTGAGCGCCAAGGACCCCGACAGTGGCGAGATTTTTGTGTTTGAACGCGGTATCGGCTTCGCGGCCTGGCGGCCGGTGGATATTGAATTGCCGTTGCGTAACGATTCGCCTGACTGTTATCGAGACCAGACCCAGCCGGTGCCGCCGATGTTGATCAATCAACCTGATTTAATCGGAGCCGTTTGA
- the can gene encoding carbonate dehydratase produces MLTPEKLLLENKAWSEEVSKKNPEFFLQLAKEQKPEFLWIGCADSRVPAETVVNAQPGEIFVHRNIANQVIMTDFNCLSVLQYAVDVLKVKHIIVCGHYGCGGVKAALQPQKSNLVIANKWLMHIKDVYRLHQEELESISPEKKIDRMIELNIIEQVYRLAHTSIIQWAWKHGHKPSLHGWVYGLNDGLIDELIKLDHNTQINPIYRYAD; encoded by the coding sequence ATGCTTACACCCGAGAAGTTATTACTGGAAAACAAAGCCTGGTCCGAAGAAGTCAGCAAAAAAAATCCTGAATTTTTTCTGCAGTTGGCAAAGGAACAAAAGCCCGAATTTTTATGGATAGGCTGCGCCGATAGCCGCGTGCCGGCTGAAACCGTGGTCAATGCACAACCCGGAGAAATCTTCGTGCACCGCAATATCGCCAATCAGGTGATCATGACCGACTTCAACTGCCTGAGCGTGCTGCAATATGCGGTGGACGTCCTGAAAGTGAAGCACATCATCGTCTGCGGACACTATGGCTGTGGCGGTGTCAAGGCTGCGTTACAGCCGCAGAAGTCCAATCTGGTAATCGCCAACAAATGGCTGATGCACATCAAGGATGTCTATCGTTTGCACCAGGAAGAACTGGAATCGATTTCACCCGAGAAAAAAATAGACCGCATGATCGAATTGAACATCATCGAACAGGTTTACCGGCTCGCCCACACCTCCATCATTCAGTGGGCCTGGAAGCATGGCCACAAGCCTTCGCTGCACGGCTGGGTATACGGTCTGAACGACGGATTGATCGATGAGCTGATCAAACTGGATCACAACACCCAAATCAATCCGATTTATCGATACGCCGACTAG
- a CDS encoding complex I subunit 4 family protein, with protein sequence MMTDIVYWSSATFFPLLSTLTLVPLLSMAAVLLTRPFYILPLALAGALLNVLLSLYLLHVFDSEAPGIHLAENLNILGLGYRVGVDGTNVLFIPLTAILGLLALIYTMITRHRSDRLFVACLLAYQAILIGAFAALNAMQFWFWCLLELVPVVLLTVSAGTGRQRNQVIKTVLQYWLSGLAMSLAGFLLLGFGLAENGMALSFDWLALKHHNLAIPNETLIFILLFFGFAVRMPLFPFHAWLPLLAEHGTAASAAIFLTGLKLGIYALIRFILPLVPGAAEQWVHFVVGLGLIGIFYGALLALMQINMRRLLAFAVISHTGMLAIGVFSFNDFALEGSILLSVAYGLATAGMLFSIGLIYERTRTSFLPRLGGLFVTNTTIALLFLVSALSTMVMPGTPGFDAAHLLIEGTIEEHGWLTAIAILLGNVLAAGFLLWAFQRLFIANSKRRIQPYSSIHHPVLLERIIALTICGLLIGTGFYTTPWLKFIDQEASEIGEHYPKHHSHHMNVPHHD encoded by the coding sequence ATGATGACCGATATCGTTTACTGGTCTTCGGCCACTTTTTTTCCGCTGTTAAGCACGCTGACCCTGGTGCCGTTGCTGAGCATGGCGGCGGTGCTTCTGACCCGCCCCTTTTATATCCTGCCTCTGGCGCTCGCCGGCGCTCTATTGAACGTATTGCTGAGCCTCTATTTATTGCACGTATTCGATTCGGAAGCGCCCGGCATTCATCTGGCTGAAAACCTGAATATTTTGGGCTTGGGCTACCGGGTCGGGGTCGACGGCACCAATGTGCTGTTCATACCACTGACGGCCATTCTGGGTTTGCTGGCTTTGATATATACGATGATTACCCGCCATCGTAGCGACCGTTTATTCGTGGCCTGCCTGCTGGCCTATCAGGCTATTTTGATCGGTGCATTCGCGGCCCTGAACGCGATGCAATTCTGGTTTTGGTGTTTGCTGGAACTGGTACCGGTGGTACTGCTGACGGTGTCGGCCGGCACCGGCCGGCAGCGTAACCAGGTGATCAAAACCGTGTTGCAATATTGGCTGTCCGGACTGGCGATGAGTCTGGCCGGTTTCTTGCTGCTAGGCTTCGGCCTGGCGGAAAACGGCATGGCCTTGAGTTTCGACTGGCTGGCTCTGAAGCATCATAATCTGGCAATTCCGAACGAAACGCTGATTTTCATCCTGTTATTTTTCGGGTTTGCGGTGAGGATGCCGCTGTTTCCATTTCATGCCTGGCTGCCATTGTTGGCCGAACACGGCACCGCCGCCAGCGCGGCGATTTTCCTGACCGGCCTGAAGCTGGGAATCTACGCCCTGATTCGTTTTATTTTGCCGTTGGTACCGGGCGCCGCCGAGCAATGGGTTCATTTCGTGGTCGGCCTAGGGTTGATCGGAATTTTCTACGGCGCCTTGCTGGCACTGATGCAAATCAACATGCGCCGCCTGCTGGCGTTCGCGGTGATCAGCCATACCGGCATGTTGGCGATTGGGGTATTTTCGTTTAACGATTTTGCGTTGGAAGGCAGCATTCTGCTGTCGGTGGCTTACGGCTTGGCTACAGCCGGCATGCTGTTCAGCATCGGGTTGATTTACGAGCGCACCCGCACCTCGTTTTTACCACGCCTGGGCGGATTGTTCGTAACCAATACCACTATCGCCTTGCTGTTTCTGGTTTCGGCCCTGAGCACGATGGTGATGCCGGGTACTCCGGGTTTCGATGCCGCGCATTTGCTGATCGAAGGCACCATCGAGGAGCACGGCTGGCTGACCGCGATCGCCATTTTACTGGGCAACGTACTGGCGGCCGGCTTTCTGCTGTGGGCGTTCCAGCGCCTGTTCATCGCCAACTCCAAACGCCGTATCCAGCCCTACAGCAGTATTCATCACCCGGTATTGCTGGAGAGGATTATCGCCTTGACGATTTGCGGCCTGCTGATCGGTACCGGATTTTACACCACGCCCTGGCTTAAGTTTATCGATCAGGAAGCCAGTGAAATCGGCGAACATTATCCCAAGCATCACAGCCACCATATGAACGTTCCGCATCATGATTGA
- a CDS encoding SulP family inorganic anion transporter — protein MKSHVNYYLSNLGKDIPASIVVFLVALPLCLGIALASGAPLFSGVIAGIIGGIIVAWGSGSHLSVSGPAAGLTVIVFDAIATLGNFNAFLLSLVFAGALQMTLGFLKAGLIGAFFPASVIKGMLAAIGMILIIKQTPHATGYDTSFAGDESYMQETAKSSFFELVEALQGISPGATVVSGVALLILIVWETGFLRRLSLVRMIPGPLLAVVWGVGYNIWAQQYMPEWAISEKHMVSLPELGSASNFIAQLRLPDFSYLNNPKVYSIAVTLAIIASLETLLSIEAVDKLDPHKRIAPTNRELKAQGFANMTSGLVGGLPITAVIVRSAANINSGGQTRMSSFFHGILLLVSVLFFAQYLNMIPLACLAAILLQTGYKLAKPALLVEFYRKGWNQFLPFAITVIAILFTDLLEGIVIGMGVGIFFVLRANFHEAMTLTQHGPHYLLRLHKDVSFLNKALLRKHLSSIPEDSELLIDGNKALFIDQDILETIADFMLAAPDNNISVEIQGFSVANVVPSSGH, from the coding sequence ATGAAATCCCATGTCAATTATTATCTGAGTAACCTGGGCAAGGATATTCCGGCCAGCATTGTTGTATTTCTGGTGGCATTGCCGTTGTGCCTGGGGATTGCGCTGGCCTCCGGCGCGCCGCTGTTTTCCGGCGTGATTGCCGGCATCATCGGCGGCATCATCGTCGCCTGGGGCAGTGGCTCCCATCTGAGCGTTTCCGGACCCGCCGCCGGCCTGACCGTGATAGTGTTCGACGCCATAGCAACCCTGGGCAATTTCAACGCATTTTTATTGAGCCTGGTGTTTGCCGGCGCCTTGCAAATGACGCTGGGTTTTCTGAAGGCCGGCTTGATCGGAGCCTTCTTTCCGGCTTCGGTGATCAAGGGCATGCTGGCGGCAATCGGCATGATTCTGATCATCAAACAGACACCGCATGCCACCGGTTACGACACCAGTTTCGCCGGCGATGAAAGTTATATGCAGGAAACCGCCAAATCGAGTTTTTTCGAACTGGTCGAAGCCTTACAAGGCATCTCGCCCGGCGCGACCGTGGTCAGCGGTGTGGCCCTGCTGATCCTGATCGTCTGGGAAACCGGATTTCTTAGACGCCTAAGCCTGGTGCGCATGATTCCTGGACCGCTGCTGGCTGTGGTGTGGGGCGTGGGCTATAACATCTGGGCCCAGCAGTATATGCCGGAGTGGGCCATCAGTGAAAAACACATGGTGTCGTTGCCGGAGCTGGGATCGGCCTCCAATTTTATCGCCCAGCTCCGCCTGCCGGATTTCAGCTATCTCAACAATCCCAAGGTCTACAGTATTGCGGTGACGCTGGCGATCATTGCCAGCCTGGAAACCCTGCTCAGCATCGAGGCGGTCGACAAACTGGACCCTCATAAACGCATCGCGCCGACCAATCGCGAACTAAAGGCACAGGGCTTTGCCAATATGACCAGTGGATTGGTCGGCGGACTACCGATTACCGCCGTTATCGTGCGTAGCGCGGCCAACATTAACTCCGGCGGTCAGACCCGCATGTCCAGTTTCTTTCACGGTATTTTGTTGCTGGTCAGCGTACTGTTTTTTGCCCAATATTTGAACATGATACCGCTGGCTTGTCTGGCGGCCATTCTGTTGCAAACCGGTTATAAACTGGCCAAGCCAGCGCTATTGGTCGAGTTTTACCGCAAGGGCTGGAACCAGTTCCTGCCCTTTGCCATCACCGTTATCGCCATTTTGTTTACCGACTTGCTGGAAGGTATCGTCATCGGCATGGGCGTGGGCATATTCTTCGTGTTACGGGCTAACTTCCATGAAGCGATGACGCTGACTCAGCACGGCCCGCATTATTTGCTGCGCCTGCACAAGGACGTCTCCTTTTTAAATAAGGCATTGCTGCGCAAACATCTGAGCAGTATCCCGGAAGACAGCGAATTGCTAATCGACGGCAACAAGGCGCTGTTCATCGATCAGGATATTCTGGAAACCATCGCCGACTTTATGCTGGCGGCTCCGGACAATAATATATCCGTCGAAATTCAAGGTTTTAGCGTGGCCAATGTCGTGCCGAGTTCGGGACACTAG
- a CDS encoding complex I subunit 4 family protein, whose product MIDSFPLLSLCLTWPILGAVLLAFIRNPQWAKRFTLLVAGLELVIALVVVHGFDPNIGGFQLREEYAWIPGLNIHYQLGIDGISVLFLPMTALVTLMALLASWNTVQHLSRFHLALMLLLETVTIGVFTALDLGLFFLFWELTLPPIFFLIGLWGIGAERRYAAMKYTLYMLFGGIPLLFGFILLALNHAHLTGGDIPGDLVFSLPVLLNTPLATADQGLIFLLLMLGFAVKAPLLPFHTWLPTVAMEAPTQISALLMALKLGVYGILRFAIPLAPSAAIEHRWLLAIIGAITLVYAGLIALQQTNLRRLLAYSGISHVGLVLMGIASFTLQGLQGAVMQLLNFSIVAGSLMLVAGMIQQRLGSTDLVHLGGLAKPMPRLTTLFFLFGLSSIGVPLTNGFPAELLLLIGVLEAYPSLAIAGLFAAVLGAAYLLGFVRRGFFGPITHADVAGLRDIRPRELLLLAVPALLVLMLGLYPQWLLSSQEVTLIGWLQRLHQPTGVLVTRI is encoded by the coding sequence ATGATTGATAGTTTCCCCTTGCTTTCGTTATGCCTGACCTGGCCGATACTGGGCGCGGTGCTGCTGGCTTTTATCCGGAATCCGCAATGGGCCAAGCGTTTTACCCTGCTGGTGGCCGGCCTTGAGTTAGTGATCGCGCTGGTGGTCGTGCATGGATTCGACCCCAATATTGGCGGGTTTCAACTGCGGGAAGAATATGCCTGGATACCGGGTCTGAATATTCATTATCAATTAGGCATCGACGGCATCTCGGTGTTGTTTTTGCCGATGACGGCCTTGGTTACGTTGATGGCATTATTGGCCAGCTGGAATACGGTACAACACTTGAGCCGTTTTCATCTGGCGCTGATGCTGCTGCTGGAAACGGTCACCATCGGCGTGTTTACCGCGCTGGATCTGGGGCTGTTTTTTCTGTTCTGGGAGCTGACATTGCCGCCGATTTTCTTTTTGATCGGCCTCTGGGGCATAGGCGCCGAGCGGCGCTATGCGGCAATGAAATATACCTTGTATATGCTGTTTGGCGGGATTCCGCTGTTGTTTGGCTTTATTTTGCTGGCGCTTAATCATGCCCATCTTACCGGGGGCGATATTCCTGGGGATTTGGTGTTTAGCCTGCCGGTTTTGTTGAACACGCCGCTCGCCACGGCGGACCAAGGCCTGATTTTTCTGTTGTTGATGCTGGGATTTGCGGTAAAAGCGCCGTTGCTGCCGTTTCATACCTGGCTGCCGACCGTGGCAATGGAGGCACCGACCCAAATCAGCGCGTTGTTGATGGCGTTGAAACTCGGTGTGTACGGAATTTTGCGCTTTGCCATTCCGCTAGCGCCCTCGGCGGCCATCGAACATCGTTGGCTGTTGGCTATCATCGGTGCCATAACGCTGGTCTATGCCGGATTGATTGCGCTACAACAAACCAATCTGCGCCGATTGCTGGCCTATTCCGGCATCAGCCACGTCGGCCTGGTGTTGATGGGGATTGCCTCGTTTACCTTACAAGGCTTGCAGGGCGCGGTGATGCAGTTGCTGAATTTCAGCATCGTGGCCGGTAGTTTGATGTTGGTCGCCGGCATGATACAGCAGCGCCTGGGCAGCACTGATCTGGTTCATCTCGGTGGTCTGGCCAAGCCGATGCCGCGTTTAACCACGCTGTTTTTTCTATTTGGCTTGTCCAGTATCGGCGTCCCGCTGACCAACGGTTTTCCGGCCGAACTCTTGCTGTTGATAGGCGTATTAGAAGCTTACCCATCCTTGGCAATAGCCGGTTTATTTGCCGCCGTGTTAGGCGCGGCCTATTTGTTGGGGTTTGTCAGGCGCGGTTTTTTCGGGCCGATCACACACGCCGACGTTGCCGGGTTGCGGGATATACGGCCACGCGAACTACTGTTATTGGCGGTGCCAGCTTTATTGGTGCTGATGTTGGGCCTGTATCCTCAATGGCTGTTATCCAGCCAGGAAGTCACGCTGATTGGCTGGCTGCAGCGTTTACATCAACCCACCGGCGTGCTGGTAACCCGCATCTAA
- a CDS encoding proton-conducting transporter transmembrane domain-containing protein, which produces MAAWIVFVPLLPLLAALLIGGLHFFQIIDGEADEKSTARIGLTAISLSVLISLAILAGDLSGQLADSYHVGNWLDSGKLTIAFKLQTGGFNLWLATLFALLLLIVMRFSVNYLHREAGFHRFFFILNLFAAAMLLLVLSGNALFTFVGWEVAGVCSYWLIAYAYNRPVAAHNATRAFVTNRVGDGGFMLGIALALIWLENCDWQAINGGVADLARGDATLLALSFALAAFAKSAQVPFTPWLARAMEGPTPSSAVFYGGVMIHAGVFLIIQLQPLFSQAPLAMWVLAMVGGLTAIYGYWVGLSQTDIKSSQLFATSAQLGLMFLECGLGFWTLAAWHLCAHAVVRCYLLLTAPSILHATHGRPTKPVPSALANCRWAFMASLQRGWLEPAMDLVLVKPILQLARDMRAIDDRIIDPALGVPAPAIKAISSLAQWEERKMGANLDSEEDSFAQGSGLAGKLAQWTAALLSWFEYHFILRGIGSDSIHLGRRLGRTANRFEQLLLSPRYLALFVLITLMVALGYQ; this is translated from the coding sequence ATGGCTGCCTGGATTGTGTTTGTCCCTTTATTGCCATTGCTGGCGGCCCTGCTGATCGGCGGCCTGCATTTTTTCCAGATTATCGACGGCGAAGCCGATGAAAAATCCACGGCACGGATTGGCTTAACGGCCATCAGCTTATCGGTGTTGATCTCGCTGGCAATCTTGGCTGGCGATTTATCCGGCCAGCTTGCGGATTCGTATCATGTCGGCAACTGGCTGGATAGCGGCAAACTGACGATAGCCTTTAAATTACAAACCGGAGGCTTTAACCTGTGGCTGGCGACCTTGTTTGCGTTGCTGCTGCTGATCGTGATGCGGTTTTCGGTGAACTATTTACACCGCGAGGCCGGCTTTCACCGCTTCTTTTTCATTCTGAATCTATTCGCGGCGGCCATGCTGTTGCTGGTGTTGTCCGGCAACGCACTGTTCACCTTTGTCGGCTGGGAAGTGGCCGGGGTCTGTTCATACTGGCTGATCGCTTACGCCTACAACAGGCCGGTGGCCGCGCATAACGCCACTCGCGCCTTCGTCACCAACCGGGTGGGCGATGGCGGATTTATGCTGGGCATCGCCCTGGCCTTGATCTGGCTGGAAAACTGCGATTGGCAAGCCATCAACGGCGGCGTGGCCGATCTGGCGCGCGGCGACGCCACGCTGCTGGCCTTGAGTTTCGCGCTGGCGGCCTTCGCCAAATCGGCGCAAGTCCCTTTTACCCCTTGGCTGGCCCGGGCGATGGAAGGGCCCACGCCATCCAGCGCGGTATTTTACGGCGGCGTGATGATACATGCCGGCGTGTTTTTGATCATTCAACTGCAACCCTTGTTTAGCCAGGCGCCGTTGGCCATGTGGGTTTTGGCCATGGTCGGCGGGTTGACCGCAATTTACGGTTATTGGGTGGGCTTGAGCCAAACCGATATTAAAAGTTCGCAGCTGTTCGCCACCTCGGCGCAACTGGGTTTGATGTTCCTGGAATGCGGCTTGGGCTTCTGGACGCTGGCGGCCTGGCATCTTTGCGCGCATGCCGTGGTGCGCTGTTATTTGCTGCTGACGGCACCCTCGATTTTGCATGCTACCCACGGCCGGCCAACCAAACCGGTACCGTCGGCTTTAGCCAATTGCCGTTGGGCTTTTATGGCTTCGTTGCAGCGTGGCTGGCTGGAGCCGGCCATGGATTTAGTCCTGGTCAAACCGATACTGCAACTGGCCAGGGATATGCGCGCGATAGACGACCGTATTATCGACCCGGCCTTGGGCGTACCCGCCCCGGCCATCAAAGCCATTTCCTCGCTGGCGCAATGGGAAGAACGGAAAATGGGAGCCAATCTGGATAGCGAGGAAGATAGCTTTGCCCAGGGCAGCGGCCTGGCCGGCAAGCTGGCGCAATGGACGGCGGCGTTGTTGAGTTGGTTTGAATACCACTTTATCTTGCGCGGCATCGGCAGTGACTCGATCCATCTCGGCCGGCGCCTGGGACGGACCGCCAATCGTTTCGAGCAATTGTTGTTAAGTCCGCGCTATCTGGCGCTGTTTGTGTTGATCACCCTGATGGTGGCGCTGGGGTATCAATGA